From a single Gimesia fumaroli genomic region:
- a CDS encoding DUF1559 domain-containing protein: protein MKEKQILRRGFTLIELLVVIAIIAILIALLLPAVQQAREAARRLSCKNNLKQLGIGLHNYHDTHGCFPPGYVYKPGTGGNQSGFGWVTMLLPMLDQANLYNQFDLSEPIFSAVNLVPRERHIPGLLCPSDPVSENGFVEMGSSAERYAMGCYVGNFGPPDLDANQEQRTGMFSRNSSTRSRDVTDGLSNTLCVGERQNGEFRNGAVHGNHFEYETTWAGAVREITDATDDHGHMVLFQTGHVPNASTSDDRDVSAPHVGLAQFLLGDGSVRLIGASIDFGVYTALGTISGREVIGEY from the coding sequence ATGAAAGAAAAACAAATACTTCGAAGAGGGTTCACCTTGATCGAGCTACTGGTGGTCATTGCGATCATCGCGATCCTGATTGCCTTACTCTTGCCCGCTGTTCAGCAGGCGCGAGAAGCAGCCAGAAGACTCTCATGTAAAAATAATCTGAAACAGTTGGGGATCGGGTTACATAATTACCACGATACCCATGGCTGCTTTCCACCGGGATATGTTTATAAGCCGGGGACGGGAGGCAACCAGTCCGGCTTTGGCTGGGTGACAATGCTGCTGCCGATGCTGGATCAAGCCAATCTGTATAACCAGTTTGATCTGTCAGAACCAATTTTCAGTGCGGTGAATCTGGTACCACGCGAGCGACACATCCCCGGTCTGTTATGCCCGTCTGACCCGGTTTCTGAAAACGGGTTTGTTGAGATGGGAAGTTCGGCAGAGCGATATGCGATGGGTTGCTACGTGGGCAATTTCGGTCCGCCGGATCTGGACGCGAACCAGGAACAACGTACGGGAATGTTCAGCCGCAATAGTTCCACACGTTCGCGTGATGTCACTGATGGGCTTTCCAATACGCTGTGTGTGGGAGAGCGTCAGAATGGCGAATTCAGAAATGGCGCCGTACACGGGAACCATTTTGAATACGAAACGACCTGGGCGGGTGCCGTCCGGGAAATCACTGATGCCACAGACGACCACGGCCATATGGTTTTATTCCAGACAGGCCATGTTCCGAACGCGAGTACCAGTGATGACCGCGATGTTTCTGCCCCGCATGTGGGTCTCGCGCAATTTCTACTGGGTGATGGTTCGGTTCGTTTGATCGGCGCCAGTATCGATTTCGGCGTTTATACAGCGCTGGGAACGATTTCCGGCCGAGAGGTCATTGGCGAATATTAA